Proteins encoded by one window of Oreochromis niloticus isolate F11D_XX linkage group LG17, O_niloticus_UMD_NMBU, whole genome shotgun sequence:
- the LOC100696727 gene encoding shaker-related potassium channel tsha2, which translates to MTVVPAENLDETVALAALSAQDACEPERADSQDCCERVVINISGLRFETQLKTLAQFPATLLGDPRKRMRFFDPLRNEYFFDRNRPSFDAILYYYQSGGRLRRPVNVPVDIFLEEIKFYELGEEVIENFKDDEGFIKEEERPLPENEFQRQVWLLFEYPESSGPARGIAIVSVLVILISIVIFCMETLPEFREEARTFDEHLAANGTARAKKPNPFTDPFFIVETLCIIWFSFELLVRFLACPSKAAFFKNIMNTIDIVAIMPYFITLGLELAEHQGNGQQAMSLAILRVIRLVRVFRIFKLSRHSKGLQILGKTLQASMRELGLLIFFLFIGVILFSSAVYFAETDDPHSGFSSIPDAFWWAVVSMTTVGYGDMCPVTIGGKIVGSLCAIAGVLTIALPVPVIVSNFNYFYHRETEHEEQFQYTHVTCGQQQPAFGEFRKSDSRSSLSKSEFLGSEDADSIKYTNCSPHKAHSGKLTDV; encoded by the coding sequence ATGACGGTGGTGCCCGCGGAGAACCTGGACGAGACCGTGGCGCTGGCCGCGCTGTCGGCTCAGGACGCGTGCGAGCCGGAGCGCGCGGACAGCCAGGACTGCTGCGAACGCGTGGTCATCAACATCTCCGGGCTGCGCTTCGAGACGCAGCTGAAGACGCTCGCGCAGTTTCCCGCCACGCTGCTGGGAGACCCGCGGAAGAGGATGCGCTTCTTCGACCCACTGAGGAACGAGTACTTCTTCGACCGGAACCGGCCCAGCTTCGACGCCATCCTCTACTACTACCAGTCCGGGGGCCGGCTCCGGAGACCTGTCAACGTGCCGGTGGACATCTTCTTGGAGGAGATCAAGTTCTATGAGCTTGGAGAGGAGGTGATCGAGAATTTTAAGGATGACGAGGGCTTCATTAAGGAGGAGGAGCGCCCGCTGCCCGAGAACGAGTTCCAGCGGCAGGTCTGGCTCCTGTTCGAGTACCCGGAGAGCTCTGGACCCGCCAGGGGCATCGCCATCGTCTCGGTCCTGGTCATTCTCATCTCCATCGTGATCTTCTGCATGGAGACGTTACCGGAGTTCCGTGAGGAGGCCAGGACTTTTGACGAGCACCTGGCAGCGAACGGAACAGCGCGCGCAAAGAAACCGAACCCATTCACGGACCCGTTCTTCATCGTGGAGACGCTTTGCATCATCTGGTTTTCATTCGAGCTGCTGGTCAGGTTCCTCGCGTGCCCCAGCAAGGCCGCCTTCTTCAAGAACATCATGAACACCATCGACATTGTGGCTATCATGCCGTACTTCATCACGCTGGGACTGGAGCTCGCGGAGCACCAGGGGAACGGCCAGCAGGCCATGTCTCTGGCCATCCTCAGGGTCATCCGCCTGGTCCGGGTCTTCCGCATCTTCAAACTGTCCCGACACTCCAAAGGACTGCAGATTCTCGGGAAGACGCTGCAGGCCAGTATGCGCGAGCTCGGACTGCttatcttcttcctcttcatcgGAGTCATTCTCTTCTCCAGCGCCGTGTACTTCGCGGAGACCGACGACCCGCACTCGGGCTTCAGCAGCATCCCGGACGCATTCTGGTGGGCTGTGGTCTCCATGACGACGGTGGGCTACGGGGACATGTGCCCGGTCACCATTGGGGGGAAGATCGTGGGCTCTTTGTGCGCTATCGCCGGCGTGCTGACCATCGCGCTGCCGGTGCCCGTCATCGTGTCCAACTTCAACTACTTCTACCACCGGGAGACGGAGCACGAGGAGCAGTTCCAGTACACGCACGTGACCTGCGGACAGCAACAGCCGGCTTTCGGAGAGTTCAGAAAGAGCGACAGCAGGTCGAGCCTGTCCAAGTCCGAGTTCCTGGGCAGCGAGGACGCGGACTCCATCAAGTACACCAACTGCAGCCCGCACAAAGCCCACAGCGGCAAACTCACCGACGTCTGA